From Prevotella melaninogenica, the proteins below share one genomic window:
- a CDS encoding thiamine diphosphokinase produces MIINNKENNKDGQQQHITNEHPVRLSPPLEVLGEVSSIRHSPPFGGVGGGFSAVILAAGDFPTHVLPLHILRTAENLIVCDGALEDLLEYDIEPTAVVGDGDSLSEEFKQRYAHIYHPISEQEFNDLTKATLFARSHLKMDASTHTRPRFCYLGATGKREDHTLGNISLMLYYYRQLAIDPVMVTDYGYFVAASGTMRFESFPGQQVSIFNTTCKELSSNGLKWDIYPFSELWQGTLNEALSNEFTIQADGDYLIYRTHKI; encoded by the coding sequence ATGATTATCAATAACAAAGAGAATAATAAGGACGGACAACAACAACACATTACCAACGAACACCCCGTTAGGCTTTCCCCTCCTTTGGAGGTGTTAGGGGAGGTCTCTTCGATTAGGCACTCCCCTCCTTTCGGAGGGGTTGGGGGAGGCTTTAGTGCCGTCATCCTTGCTGCTGGCGACTTCCCAACCCACGTCCTACCCCTTCACATCCTACGTACTGCGGAAAATCTGATTGTTTGTGATGGTGCTTTGGAGGATTTATTGGAATATGATATAGAGCCAACAGCAGTGGTGGGCGATGGCGACTCACTTTCAGAAGAGTTCAAACAACGCTATGCACACATCTATCATCCGATTTCGGAGCAAGAGTTTAACGACCTCACCAAGGCTACCCTCTTTGCTCGTTCACATCTAAAGATGGACGCATCTACACATACTCGTCCTCGCTTCTGCTATCTCGGAGCAACGGGAAAGCGTGAGGATCATACTTTGGGCAACATCTCTCTCATGCTCTATTACTATCGTCAGTTGGCTATCGACCCAGTGATGGTAACCGACTATGGATATTTTGTTGCAGCATCGGGTACAATGCGTTTTGAATCATTCCCTGGACAGCAAGTCAGTATCTTCAATACTACCTGCAAGGAGCTAAGTAGTAACGGACTGAAATGGGATATCTATCCATTCAGCGAGCTATGGCAGGGAACACTGAACGAAGCCTTATCGAATGAATTTACAATCCAAGCGGATGGTGATTACTTAATTTACCGTACGCATAAAATATAA
- the pnuC gene encoding nicotinamide riboside transporter PnuC → MTLDMLGCIVGLIYIYQEYKASIWLWLTGIIMPVIYMFVYYEAGLYADFGMQIYYTLAAIYGFLYWKFGRKKGAEEIPITHYPRQLILPSLVTFLLLWAALYIILIKFTNSTVPVLDSFGNALSFIGLWALAKKYIEQWWIWIVVDIELAGLYVYKEIPFTAGLYAFYAVIAVAGYFKWRRSLPQPLRKEGSANREDLP, encoded by the coding sequence ATGACATTAGACATGCTGGGCTGCATCGTCGGCCTAATTTACATCTATCAAGAATACAAAGCGAGTATATGGCTTTGGTTGACGGGGATTATTATGCCTGTCATCTATATGTTTGTCTATTACGAGGCAGGACTGTATGCGGACTTTGGAATGCAGATATATTATACCTTAGCAGCCATCTATGGCTTTTTGTATTGGAAGTTCGGAAGGAAGAAAGGGGCGGAGGAGATTCCTATCACACACTATCCTCGACAGTTGATACTCCCTTCATTGGTTACCTTCCTCCTTCTCTGGGCTGCACTTTATATCATCCTCATCAAGTTCACGAACTCTACCGTACCGGTATTAGATAGCTTCGGCAATGCACTCAGCTTCATCGGACTGTGGGCGTTAGCAAAGAAATACATCGAACAGTGGTGGATATGGATTGTTGTCGATATCGAATTGGCAGGACTTTATGTATATAAAGAGATTCCTTTCACCGCAGGACTCTATGCCTTCTATGCCGTTATCGCTGTGGCTGGATATTTTAAGTGGAGGAGGAGCCTCCCCCAACCCCTCCGAAAGGAGGGGAGTGCAAATAGGGAAGACCTCCCCTAA
- a CDS encoding nucleoside 2-deoxyribosyltransferase: protein MEKKVYFAGSIRGGREDAAVYKRIIDYINRTDTVLTEHIGLGSLNVKARTKEDDVHIYERDTEWLRSSDVLIAECTNPSHGVGYELAYAEARNIPVHIFYDKRKANISAMLNGNAYFKVYPYENEAEIYPFLDIILGNK, encoded by the coding sequence ATGGAGAAGAAGGTTTATTTTGCAGGTTCTATCCGTGGTGGTAGGGAGGATGCGGCTGTGTATAAGCGGATTATAGACTATATCAACAGGACTGATACAGTGTTGACGGAGCATATCGGTTTAGGAAGTTTGAACGTAAAAGCGAGAACAAAAGAAGATGATGTGCATATTTATGAGCGTGATACAGAATGGCTTAGGTCATCCGATGTGCTGATAGCAGAATGTACGAACCCCTCTCATGGCGTTGGTTATGAATTAGCATACGCTGAGGCTCGTAATATCCCTGTCCATATCTTCTATGACAAGCGCAAAGCCAATATCTCCGCTATGCTGAATGGCAACGCCTATTTTAAGGTTTATCCATACGAGAACGAAGCAGAGATATATCCCTTTTTGGATATAATATTAGGAAATAAGTAG
- a CDS encoding type II toxin-antitoxin system VapC family toxin, which translates to MKSKSQHGQVLLDSNVLIHLLRKNESVRQHILETGWRNCCVSEISIVELLYGAECSAYPEKNRTLLKDLLNQLKIIPFSVCIEEFCRQKAVLRRKGQMIEDNDLYIASTALTLGIPVATENVKHLARIEGLEVQNWVKR; encoded by the coding sequence ATGAAAAGTAAGAGCCAACATGGTCAGGTTTTGCTTGATAGCAATGTTCTAATTCATCTCTTACGTAAGAATGAAAGTGTACGGCAACACATCTTGGAAACAGGGTGGCGCAACTGTTGTGTGTCTGAGATTTCTATTGTTGAGTTGCTTTATGGAGCAGAATGTAGTGCATATCCAGAAAAGAACCGTACTCTTTTGAAAGACTTGCTCAACCAACTTAAGATAATCCCTTTCTCTGTTTGTATCGAAGAGTTCTGTCGTCAGAAAGCTGTATTGCGAAGAAAGGGACAAATGATAGAAGATAATGACCTTTATATTGCCTCTACGGCACTTACGTTGGGGATTCCAGTGGCAACAGAGAATGTAAAACACCTTGCACGTATAGAAGGATTGGAAGTGCAGAACTGGGTTAAACGGTAA
- a CDS encoding GLPGLI family protein, producing the protein MNSKIKLLLIALTLSLSANAQEMKEQDVFKHTAIDTTQLIVSYDLTVKYDLSGQNNPDNEKVYTYIGRKVCQSFVESEHNADLRMAKAFLRNGKRGSRASMKLVANVGETFIGYPKGKTTVIYNMDGAGSYLYQETTPKMQWKLTTEHKMLLDYDCTAATCSYRGRNYKVWFTTKIPLSYGPWKFTGLPGLVMEAETKEGDYHWTVTGIEKPKTATPIYFLDRNYVKTSRENTRKQERLLLKDPAGYLESYGYNFTTTNFNGQVVKLTLFTFDNPLERE; encoded by the coding sequence ATGAATTCGAAGATTAAACTACTACTCATTGCGCTAACCTTGTCGTTATCTGCAAATGCACAGGAAATGAAGGAACAGGATGTTTTTAAGCATACAGCAATCGACACAACGCAGTTGATTGTTTCTTATGACCTAACCGTTAAATATGACCTATCAGGACAGAATAATCCTGACAATGAAAAGGTATATACTTACATCGGACGTAAGGTTTGCCAGAGCTTCGTGGAGAGTGAGCATAATGCCGACCTGCGCATGGCTAAAGCCTTTCTACGTAATGGGAAGCGAGGCTCAAGAGCATCTATGAAACTCGTGGCTAATGTTGGTGAAACCTTTATTGGCTATCCAAAGGGAAAGACAACAGTTATTTACAATATGGACGGAGCGGGCTCTTACCTTTATCAAGAGACTACTCCGAAGATGCAATGGAAGCTTACAACCGAGCATAAAATGCTTTTAGACTACGATTGTACAGCCGCAACCTGTTCTTATCGTGGAAGAAATTATAAGGTATGGTTCACCACCAAGATTCCGCTTTCCTATGGTCCGTGGAAGTTTACAGGACTGCCTGGCTTGGTTATGGAGGCTGAAACCAAAGAGGGAGATTATCACTGGACGGTTACTGGCATAGAAAAGCCTAAGACAGCAACGCCTATCTATTTCCTTGACAGGAACTATGTAAAGACTTCTCGTGAGAACACACGAAAGCAAGAGAGGCTTTTGCTGAAAGATCCTGCAGGCTACCTTGAGAGTTATGGCTACAACTTCACTACGACTAATTTCAATGGACAAGTTGTGAAACTAACGCTCTTTACATTCGACAATCCTTTGGAACGAGAATGA
- a CDS encoding TonB-dependent receptor, producing MAQNSQGDSLTITGRVVDNKHQPMDGCILIIIQEKDSSILASSVTNEDGRYAISYPRTNDNLLLSLTGFNIKRQIKRITPTSQTVNFNTTYESITLKEVEIKARKLWGSRDTLNYLVSAYMKGQDRTIGDILKQLPGITLEGGMVKYQGVPINHFYIENMDMFAGKYSIATNGIKAEDVSTVQVMENHEHIKALQDQIPPESAAINLRLKKKAKGRWLKTIDLGVGFDSNGLLREVNAALMYFAQRQQHVFYYETDNNGSSVDWFKSYYGGSNIGVSRLTSIIFPGSSPIGKSLRNNQHNLCFSNLNKLSETAEIKYNITYRHDIQRQSSYSQTTYLLPDASTRLMTEDISARNTTNAATMQLHFENNGSKTYLKNTLDLAGNWSDDNGLALSNNARIQQHAFNRNLGLNNHTEWIQRTTNGGGFKLKTTNFVQTNPQALTIEGDMQVRQDARLSNMGSYNSLTLIRNIRKHNWSLAPSAELNIEYVGLKSLLNDTAVTMATSGDMGYLQMKSNLGANLQYVKNTFRLSFNLPLSFNYTKVDNEPIANETTKGKRTTLLFSPSFTMLWKATDNWTLSAGGSYGMFPTSWRSLFTAYLMSNYRTLNRYKMNLSENKSASIHGKIHYKNIPHQFFAYLSGAVSRSWSDMIYGTTIDQNAHTLLQAEYAPNHQNNFSMTANVRKEIAWHDMSIGATADYSTNTSKILRQSVITDYQYNSFIISANLTFNLLKNTRLTENCRWAISQSKSGNYKNIIRNFSNEVALSMAFIPDRLILNTNLQYTHNSGFTDKKDYTFMNLSITFKTKKKIQFVLNFDNIFNTKTFIYRSNSNLSESYTLYQLRPRSVMLTTHFAL from the coding sequence ATGGCTCAGAACAGTCAGGGAGACTCTCTGACTATTACTGGGCGTGTGGTTGATAATAAACATCAACCTATGGATGGCTGTATTCTTATAATCATACAAGAAAAGGATTCTTCCATTCTTGCCAGTAGCGTGACCAATGAAGACGGCAGATACGCTATCAGCTACCCACGAACAAATGACAATCTTCTTTTAAGCCTGACTGGATTCAATATAAAACGGCAGATAAAGCGGATAACTCCAACGAGTCAGACCGTTAACTTCAACACCACCTACGAGAGTATAACACTGAAAGAAGTGGAGATAAAGGCAAGAAAGCTATGGGGAAGTAGGGACACACTGAACTACTTGGTCTCTGCCTATATGAAAGGACAGGACAGAACCATCGGTGATATTCTCAAACAGCTGCCAGGTATCACATTAGAAGGTGGCATGGTGAAGTATCAAGGTGTACCTATCAACCATTTCTACATTGAGAACATGGATATGTTTGCGGGCAAGTATAGCATCGCAACGAATGGTATTAAGGCTGAAGATGTCAGTACGGTGCAGGTGATGGAAAACCATGAACACATCAAGGCATTGCAGGATCAGATACCACCTGAATCGGCAGCTATCAACTTAAGGCTAAAGAAGAAGGCAAAGGGCAGATGGCTAAAGACCATAGACTTAGGGGTAGGCTTCGATTCTAACGGCTTATTGAGAGAGGTCAATGCTGCCCTTATGTACTTTGCGCAAAGACAACAGCACGTTTTCTATTACGAAACAGATAATAACGGTTCAAGCGTCGATTGGTTTAAATCATACTATGGTGGGAGTAATATCGGAGTTTCTCGCCTTACATCCATCATCTTTCCGGGGTCGTCTCCTATAGGTAAGAGTCTACGTAACAATCAGCATAACCTATGTTTCAGTAATCTCAACAAACTAAGCGAAACGGCGGAAATAAAGTATAACATAACTTACAGGCACGATATCCAACGTCAAAGTAGCTATTCGCAAACCACTTATCTGCTCCCCGATGCAAGTACTCGTTTGATGACCGAAGACATTTCTGCACGTAATACGACGAACGCTGCCACAATGCAGTTGCATTTTGAGAACAACGGCAGTAAGACTTATCTTAAAAACACACTTGACTTAGCAGGAAACTGGAGCGACGACAATGGACTGGCTTTGTCAAACAATGCACGTATTCAGCAACATGCCTTTAACAGAAACTTAGGACTGAACAATCACACGGAGTGGATTCAGCGTACAACCAATGGTGGAGGTTTTAAGCTAAAGACAACCAACTTTGTACAGACAAATCCACAAGCTCTCACCATTGAAGGGGATATGCAGGTAAGACAAGATGCGAGACTCTCAAACATGGGAAGTTACAACAGTCTCACTTTGATAAGAAACATCCGAAAACACAACTGGTCCCTTGCGCCTTCCGCAGAACTGAATATTGAATATGTGGGACTGAAAAGTTTATTAAACGATACAGCTGTGACGATGGCGACGAGCGGAGACATGGGTTACTTGCAGATGAAAAGCAACTTGGGAGCCAACCTACAATATGTCAAAAATACGTTCCGTCTATCGTTCAATCTGCCTTTATCTTTTAACTACACAAAGGTAGATAACGAACCAATAGCTAACGAGACGACGAAAGGAAAGCGCACAACCCTACTCTTCTCGCCATCTTTTACAATGCTTTGGAAAGCAACGGACAATTGGACGCTTTCTGCAGGAGGAAGTTATGGAATGTTTCCTACGAGTTGGAGAAGTCTGTTCACTGCTTATCTGATGAGCAACTATAGGACACTGAACCGCTACAAGATGAATCTATCGGAAAACAAATCGGCATCTATACATGGGAAGATACACTACAAGAATATCCCGCATCAATTCTTTGCCTATCTCTCTGGGGCGGTTAGTCGCTCATGGAGTGACATGATTTATGGTACGACAATAGACCAAAATGCGCATACATTGCTGCAAGCTGAATATGCTCCGAACCACCAAAACAACTTCTCTATGACGGCAAATGTACGAAAGGAGATTGCTTGGCACGACATGAGTATCGGGGCAACAGCTGATTATTCGACTAACACAAGCAAGATACTCCGCCAGTCTGTCATCACCGACTATCAGTATAATAGTTTCATCATCTCTGCTAATCTTACCTTTAATCTTTTAAAGAATACCCGACTAACAGAGAACTGTCGATGGGCAATCTCTCAATCAAAGTCGGGTAACTACAAGAATATTATTCGCAACTTTAGCAATGAGGTTGCGCTCTCCATGGCTTTTATCCCTGACAGACTGATACTTAACACTAACCTACAATACACGCATAACAGTGGTTTTACGGATAAAAAGGATTACACCTTTATGAATCTTAGTATCACCTTTAAAACAAAAAAGAAGATACAATTCGTTCTTAACTTCGATAATATCTTCAATACAAAAACCTTTATCTATCGTTCTAACAGCAATCTTTCCGAAAGCTACACCCTCTACCAGCTTCGTCCAAGAAGTGTGATGCTCACTACCCACTTTGCTTTATAA
- a CDS encoding TonB-dependent receptor yields MKRIILFTAALTCVAAIKAQTVTDTLRQQQLDEVVVAGVRAPKSAPYAVSNIKKTELEAFSKSGRELPFLLSQTPGVLAWGENGLGTGTAAMRIRGAAGSRINITLDGVALNSPEDQTVFWANMNSYASLMNSVQIQRGIGTSTNGDGAFGGSVSLATSAPSTKPSVEVSGSYGSYNTYNAGVKFSTGLLFNHLVFDGAYHETATDGYVHGTSGRSGSYYGGLTWLGDNFRISYKNIGNFEKTGQAWNGVVTGSNDLSLMDGTYGAKTGITTYKDMYERGLGKFNQLYEYLQTDANGAFVKDANGNYQTARYTMRDGSFWNKTTDNFYQNHNLLSFAFHPSNHWSHNVTLNYTYGYGYYSEFKHNTKFEKFGLAFTDSKGKFIKKSDFVRLKGLSQHTYGIVYTSNYKDESWDVTGGLNLQQFRGSHFGYLTYIKNEEADAKYRAGGNDYKYYDSKAHKYDYSGFFKAKYNFADYWNVFMDLQIRHVEYMTDGQNDRFYKVGSGYQNQLLDVNERYDFVNPKAGISYYRGGHKAYASIAHASREPERNNFTNNGSYPAPSPERMVDIEMGYQYNGRNWRAGVNLYYMNYNNQFVQTGAQSDIGANLTTNIKDSYRMGAELEAGWSPLSWLTVEGNAALSRNIIKDFDEMASVDWEASFRKIHYNHSTLAFSPSAILNGMLNLHYKGFEAVWHTNFVSRQYLDNTENMTRSLPCYSQTNINLSYTLRPSKHIAGLKEAVFGVNLNNIFNRHYAASGWVYSSILDHDGHPNENRYTQIGFIPMAGFNVMGSVALKF; encoded by the coding sequence ATGAAAAGAATTATCCTGTTTACTGCTGCACTGACGTGCGTGGCAGCTATAAAGGCGCAAACAGTGACGGACACGCTGAGACAACAGCAGCTTGACGAGGTCGTTGTGGCAGGTGTACGTGCGCCAAAGAGTGCTCCATACGCTGTTTCTAATATCAAAAAAACGGAACTTGAGGCATTCTCTAAGAGTGGACGTGAGTTACCATTCCTCCTCTCACAGACGCCGGGCGTATTGGCTTGGGGCGAGAATGGACTTGGAACGGGTACGGCAGCTATGCGCATTCGTGGTGCTGCGGGCAGTAGAATCAACATCACCTTAGACGGTGTTGCACTTAATTCGCCTGAGGATCAGACGGTGTTTTGGGCAAATATGAACTCTTACGCATCGCTGATGAATAGTGTACAGATACAGCGTGGTATCGGTACATCAACCAATGGTGACGGTGCTTTCGGTGGTTCGGTGTCGTTGGCAACGAGTGCACCAAGCACGAAGCCGAGTGTTGAGGTGAGTGGCTCATACGGCTCATACAATACGTATAACGCAGGTGTGAAGTTCTCTACAGGTCTGCTCTTTAATCATCTTGTCTTCGATGGAGCCTATCATGAGACCGCAACAGACGGATATGTTCACGGAACAAGTGGGCGTTCGGGTTCTTATTATGGTGGTCTTACATGGTTGGGGGATAACTTCCGCATCAGCTATAAGAACATCGGTAACTTTGAAAAGACTGGACAAGCATGGAACGGTGTCGTTACGGGTAGTAATGACTTGAGTCTGATGGATGGTACCTACGGTGCTAAGACTGGCATCACAACCTATAAAGATATGTATGAAAGGGGATTAGGTAAGTTCAACCAACTCTATGAATACTTGCAGACTGATGCTAACGGAGCCTTCGTTAAGGATGCAAACGGCAACTACCAGACAGCACGTTACACGATGCGTGACGGCTCTTTCTGGAACAAAACAACAGATAATTTCTATCAAAATCATAACCTCTTGTCGTTTGCTTTCCACCCTTCCAATCATTGGAGTCATAACGTAACCCTGAATTACACCTATGGTTACGGCTATTACAGTGAATTTAAGCATAACACAAAGTTTGAGAAGTTCGGTTTGGCATTCACCGATAGCAAGGGTAAGTTTATCAAGAAATCTGACTTCGTACGCTTGAAAGGTTTGTCACAGCACACCTACGGCATTGTTTACACCAGCAATTACAAGGACGAGAGTTGGGATGTGACAGGCGGACTGAACCTGCAGCAGTTCCGTGGCAGTCACTTCGGCTACCTTACTTATATAAAGAATGAGGAGGCAGATGCGAAGTATCGTGCTGGTGGCAATGATTATAAGTATTATGACTCTAAGGCACATAAGTATGATTACAGCGGATTCTTCAAGGCAAAATACAACTTTGCAGACTATTGGAATGTATTTATGGACCTGCAGATCCGTCATGTGGAGTATATGACCGATGGTCAGAACGACCGTTTCTATAAGGTCGGCAGTGGCTATCAGAACCAGCTCTTAGACGTCAACGAGCGCTATGACTTCGTTAATCCGAAAGCAGGAATCAGCTATTATCGTGGTGGTCACAAGGCTTATGCATCTATTGCGCATGCCAGTCGTGAGCCAGAACGTAATAACTTCACCAACAACGGTAGTTATCCTGCACCATCGCCAGAGCGTATGGTGGATATCGAAATGGGCTATCAATACAATGGTCGCAATTGGAGAGCAGGGGTGAACCTCTATTATATGAACTATAACAACCAGTTTGTACAGACTGGTGCGCAGAGTGATATCGGTGCGAACCTGACAACGAACATCAAGGACAGCTATCGTATGGGAGCTGAGTTGGAGGCAGGATGGAGCCCATTGTCATGGTTGACCGTTGAGGGTAACGCTGCTTTGAGCCGTAATATCATCAAGGACTTTGACGAGATGGCAAGTGTAGATTGGGAGGCTTCTTTCCGTAAGATTCATTACAACCACTCCACTTTGGCATTCTCACCATCAGCTATCCTCAATGGTATGCTCAATCTCCATTATAAAGGTTTTGAGGCTGTGTGGCATACAAACTTCGTCAGTCGTCAATATCTCGACAATACCGAGAATATGACACGTTCGTTGCCATGCTATTCACAGACGAATATCAACCTCAGCTATACCCTTCGTCCAAGCAAACACATTGCAGGTTTGAAGGAAGCTGTCTTCGGTGTGAACCTCAACAACATCTTCAATCGCCATTATGCTGCCAGCGGATGGGTGTATAGTTCCATCCTCGACCACGACGGTCATCCTAACGAGAACCGTTACACGCAGATTGGTTTTATCCCAATGGCAGGGTTTAATGTGATGGGAAGTGTTGCGTTGAAGTTTTAA
- a CDS encoding glycoside hydrolase family 130 protein yields the protein MKSLKDILPWEDRPEGCKDVMWRYSKNPIIDRYHIPTSNSIFNSAVVPFEDGFAGVFRCDNKAVQMNIFAGFSKDGVNWEINHEPIKFEAGNTEMIESEYKYDPRVTWIEDRYWITWCNGYHGPTIGIAYTFDFKKFYQCENAFLPFNRNGVLFPEKINGKYAMLSRPSDNGHTPFGDIYISFSPDMKYWGEHRCVMKVTPFPESAWQCTKIGAGSVPFLTDEGWLLFYHGVITTCNGFRYSMGAAILDKDNPEKVLYRTRPYLLAPNAPYELQGDVPNVVFPCAALQDGERVAVYYGAADTVVGMAFGYIKDIVEFTKNNSIL from the coding sequence ATGAAAAGTTTAAAAGATATTCTGCCTTGGGAGGACCGTCCAGAAGGATGCAAGGATGTGATGTGGCGTTATTCAAAGAACCCAATCATCGATCGTTATCATATTCCAACATCAAACAGTATCTTCAATAGTGCTGTTGTTCCTTTTGAGGATGGCTTCGCTGGTGTGTTCCGTTGCGATAACAAGGCGGTGCAGATGAACATTTTTGCTGGTTTCAGTAAGGATGGTGTGAACTGGGAAATCAATCATGAGCCTATCAAGTTTGAGGCTGGTAACACTGAGATGATTGAGTCAGAATACAAGTACGACCCACGTGTTACATGGATTGAGGATCGTTATTGGATTACTTGGTGTAACGGTTATCACGGACCAACAATCGGTATTGCTTACACCTTCGACTTCAAGAAGTTCTATCAGTGTGAGAATGCTTTCTTGCCATTCAATCGTAATGGCGTACTCTTCCCAGAGAAGATTAATGGAAAGTATGCGATGTTGAGCCGTCCAAGTGACAATGGTCACACTCCTTTTGGTGACATCTATATCAGCTTTAGCCCTGACATGAAGTACTGGGGCGAGCATCGTTGCGTAATGAAGGTGACTCCATTCCCAGAGAGTGCATGGCAGTGTACAAAGATTGGTGCAGGTTCGGTTCCTTTCTTGACAGACGAAGGTTGGTTGCTCTTCTATCACGGTGTAATCACTACTTGTAATGGTTTCCGTTATTCAATGGGTGCAGCTATCCTTGATAAGGACAATCCAGAGAAGGTTCTCTATCGTACTCGTCCTTATCTTCTTGCACCAAATGCACCTTACGAGTTGCAGGGTGACGTGCCAAACGTTGTCTTCCCATGTGCTGCTTTGCAGGATGGTGAGCGTGTAGCCGTTTACTATGGCGCAGCTGATACCGTCGTTGGTATGGCATTTGGCTATATCAAGGACATCGTAGAGTTCACAAAGAACAATAGTATATTATAA